The nucleotide window CGCGCAACGTAGCTTTACCAGTTATGAAGAGAAATACCGTCAGGGTTTGGTCGACATTTTTGATCTACTTTCTGTTCAGCAACAAACCTATGACCTTGAAGCGCAGCTAACACAAACCATTTATAACCGTCTCGTAAACCGAATTGATTTAGGCCTAGCTCTGGGCTTGGGAGTATCTCCATGAAACTGAATACCATCACAATTGCCATCACTCTAGTGGCTGGCTCAAGCATCTTTGCAGCCCTTGCTTACAACGGTTCTCAAGTTGCTCCTGCACCTCAGAAGGCGAATGAACTCACGGTTTCCGAGCCTCAAGCTATGTCTGTTGATACTCAGTCTATTGGGGCAAAGTCTGTTGAAATGACGCCTGTTGAAACGACGACCTTGGTTGCATCACAACAGCAACAAGTGTCTGTTGTACTCGCCACTCTCGGTGACTACCAAGCAGAAGTGGTGGGTTACGGAGAAGCGAAGTCGCGTTACGAATTGATGTTTTCGACGGAAGTTAATGGTCGAGTAGAAACAATAAGCTCACAGTTTGAAACAGGGCAGGTGATAAGCCAAGGTGAAGTCATCGCCAATATTGATTCGACTAGCTACCAACAAGCAGTAACTCAAGCAAAAGCGAATGTTGCTCAGGCTCAACTTGATTTACTGGAAGAGCAGAGGCAAGGCGAACAAGCTAAGTCTGAATGGCAACGCTCTGGTTTGTCTGGCGAGCCGGATTCACCTTTAGTATTACGCGAACCACAACTGGCGCAAGTAACAGCAGCCCTAGAGAACGCCAAGCTTGAACTGGTGAAAGCTGAGCAAGACCTCGAAAAAACAACTCTGGTTGCCCCTTTCGATTCGTTGGTCGTGAGCCGTGATGTTCAACCGGGAAGCTACGCACAAACGGGCGCACAGATCGCTACGTTATACAGCATTGATGAGGTTGAAGTCTCAGTGCCTCTTTCTGAAAGCCAATGGTTGAGCCTGCCAAGCAGCGATAACTCGCAATTGAAAGAGCAGCCGTGGCCAGTGACTCTTTCGAGTTCTGACGGTCAATTCCAATGGCAAGGCTATGTCGAGCGAGTGGAGCAACACTTACAGCAAGACACGCGTCAACGTTCATTGATAGTGAAAGTCGACAACCCTTTGGGTCAAGAGAAAGATCTTTATCCAGGCACGTTCGTAAAAGCGACGATCTCGGGCAAGCAATTAACTCAACTGTGGGAGCTTCCTGCTTCAGCATTGTCGCAGCAGGGTGACCTGTGGTTCGTAAACAGCAATGGCTTGCTTTCGAAATCAAACGCGGATGTTGAATTTGAAAAGGGCGGTTTGATTTACATCGATCCTACTAACCTGGGCGTGGAAATTGGCGACAGTGTGCAAGTGGTTAAGCGTCCGTTAAGCAGCTTTAAAGCGGGTATGTCTGTGTTTGCTAAGGCGGAGGGTTAAACATGTCGAACAAGCAGCATACTGGTGCTATCGCATGGTTCGCGAATAACTCTGTGGCAGCTAACCTGTTGTTAATGGGCGTGATCATCATTGGCCTGCTATCACTTAACTCGCTACGTAAAGAAGCATTCCCAAGCCTTGAACCCGATGTGGTGACAGTATCGGTGACTTATGACAGTGGTGATCCTGTACAGGCGGAAGAAGGCCTCGCGATTAAGATTGAAGATGCGTTAGAAACGGTGCCGGGCATTAAGCGTATCACGTCAACTTCTGACGCGAACGGCAGCTATGTTTCTATAGAGAAAACGAGCACTTATGATCTTGATACCCTATTAGCCGACGTTAAAACCAAGGTTGATGCGATTAACAACTTGCCTGCTGACGCTGACAATCCTGTGATTGATAAAGCCCGAATGCAAGATCATGCGTTGTGGGTTCAGCTCTATGGTGATGCTGACAGGGCGACACTACAAAGCCTAGCTGAGCAACTGAAATCAGATTTACTGAGCCAGTCATCAATTCGTGATTTAGAAATCAAGGCCAAGGCTGACCCTATGATTTCAGTCGAGGTTGATGAGAACAAGCTACAAGCTTACGGCTTAACTCTTACTGACGTTTCTGAAGCGGTCAATGCAGAGTCTTCTGCGGCAATTTCTACTAGCCTTCGCAACGGTGAAAAAACGGTTCGCTTGAAGGTGTCTGAGCAGGCGTATGAGATCCAAGATTTCAACGCGATTCCGGTGATGACGACTACCGATGGCACTCAAATTACCTTGGGTGATATCGCCCATGTTGAAGACATGTTTGCTGACGATACCTTTATGCTTTCTCGTTACAACCAACAGAATGCGATGGCTATTGAGATTGTGATGGATGAATACGGAGACGTAGTCAGCATTGTTGAACAGGCTCAACAAGTGGTAGATCGCTGGGAAAACAGCAACATGCTGCCTAGCGATGTCGAGATTGAAACGTGGTACGACAAAAGTACCATGATCAAAGATCGCTTGAGCCTATTGGTGAAGAATGCGTTAACGGGTATTGCTCTGGTATTCATCGTGTTAGCCGTATTCCTTAATGTCCGTGTTGCTTTCTGGGTAGCCGCAGGTCTGCCGTTTGTATTCTTTGGCACCATGTTCTTCATGACAGACACCTTCATGGGGTTAACCATCAATGAAATGACCACCTTTGGTTTCATTATGGCGCTCGGGATAGTGGTTGATGATGCCGTGGTGGTCGGAGAAAGTATTTACTCGACGCGTAAAGAAGACGGGGACTCAATAGACAGTACTATTCGCGGTACGATGAAGGTGGCATCTCCAACCATATTTGGTGTTTTGACGACAGTCGTTGCTTTTCTGGCGCTTGCTAGCGTTGAAGGAAAAATGGGGCAGATTTATGCTCAATTTGGCACTGTCGTGACGATATGTTTACTGCTGTCTTTGGTTGAGTCTAAGTTCATTCTGCCTTCGCACCTTGCACACATTAATACTAAGCGCAGTGAAAATAAGGGGCTGTGGGCTCGCGTTCAACATGCCGCCGATACAGGATTAGGTTGGTTTAATAAGCGTATCTACTGCCCTGTAATTGAATGGGCGCTGAAATTACGTTACGCCGTGGTGATGGTTTTCTTGTCACTGTTTATCTTGGTGGCAGGGTTACCAATGACGGGTGCGGTTCGTGTGGCGTTCTTCCCTGATATGCCGGGCGACACCGTGACAGCCGATATGTCGATGCAAAACGATGCTAGCTTTGGTCAAACACAACAAAACTTATTAGTGCTTGAAGCGGCCGCAACACAAACAGATGAAACACTGAGAGCTCGTTACGGTGCTCAAGATGAAGCCTCGGAACTGCTGAGCCTTCAAGTTATCGCTGATGCCGATGATTCGGGTCAGGTAAGAATTGAGCTCGACGGCGATAGTGTTTACACATCCAATGAATTTGCAGATTTGTGGGAAGAAACCGTTGGCCAAATGGAAGGCGTTAAGAAGCTTAAAGTCTTGTCTAAAATGGAGATGGTAGATAACTTCAAAGTTGAGCTTAAAGCGTGGAATGAAGAATCAGTATCGGCTGCGGGCAATGAGTTCTTAGCTAAACTGCAAACTATCGACGGTGTCAGTGGCATTGACCACAACTTGGATCTTGGTGAACCTCAGTATCGCTTTGAATTAACACAACAAGGCCGAGCATTAGGATTTGATACTGCAAGCCTCTCACAACAAGTGTTACAAGCGTTTGGTGGCGACATCGTTCAGCAGTTCCAACGTGGTAAAGATGAGGTGAAAGTTCGAGTTCGTTACCCAGAATCTGATCGTCAAACCATAGCGGATATCAAGCAATCAAGCGTGAGAACTAATGACGGTACTGTGGTGCCTTTGAGTGCGGTTGCTGAAGTGCATTCAGATTACCAAGTTTCAGAGATTACACGTATTGATAACCAACGAGCAGTTTACATCAGTGCTGTATTAGACAAAGACGTGGTGGCACCTGCTGAGCTAGTTCATCAACTGCAAGATACCTTAGTACCAGATTTAGAAGCGCAATACCCAGGGCTAACGGTGGACTTTGCTGGTGAAACGGAAGAGCAAGAAGAGACGGCTAGTTCAATGATGAGTATGTTTATACTTGCCATGATAGCTATTTACACACTTCTTGCTATCCCGCTGAAGTCTTACATTCAACCAGTGATTATCATGGCCGCGATTCCATTTGGTATTGTTGGCGCAATCCTTGGGCACTGGTGGAATGACTTAACAATCAGTATCCTATCGTTAAACGGTATTCTAGCGTTGAGTGGTGTGGTGGTAAATGACAGCTTGTTGTTGGTTTCTCGTTTTAATGAGCTAATCAAGGACCAGGGTAAGTCGGTCCACGATGCGATTGCTGAAGCGTGTTCTGGTCGGTTGAGAGCCGTATTACTCACATCGGTGACAACGTTCGCGGGTTTGACGCCACTATTAAGTGAAACGTCTTTACAGGCTCAATTCTTGATTCCTGCGGCTGCGGCACTAGGTTACGGCATTTTGTTTGCGACCTTTATTACACTGATTCTGACACCAGCACTTTTAATGATTCAGTGTGAGATTAAGTTGCTGATTCTTAAAGTCACAAATCGAGTCAAAGGCGTTGAACAAACGGCTTAATAATGGCTAAGCTAATGATGATATCTAGTCTGATGGCCGCTGAGTTAATCTCAGCAATATCGGTCTAGATTCGTTACAGATCAAGATATTAAATCGCTGTATAACAAGCCACATAATAATTAATAATAGAGGTCGTCACGATGGCAGAATCCGTCACCAACAAACTTACAGACAAGCTTCAATTACTTTTGGTTGAAGACGACCTTGATTTAGCTACTGCTGTTATCGATTACCTCGATTTAGAAGACATTCAGTGTGACCATGCAGCAAATGGTTTAGCTGGACTCAACCTTATCGAAACCAATCGTTATGACGCAGTGATTCTCGATCTTAACTTGCCAAAAATGAATGGCTTGCAGGTATGTGAAAACTTACGAGCACAGGGTATCGACACACCGGTATTGATGCTGACGGCGCGTGATACGCTCGACGACAAGTTGACGGGTTTTTCAAAAGGTGCCGATGACTACTTGATCAAACCATTTGCGATGGAAGAACTGATTGTTCGAGCGCAAGTATTAGCAAAGCGACGCAGTGGTCAGGTAAGTCGCTTATCGGTAAGCGATTTGGAAATCGACCTAAAACAGCATCAAGCTTATCGCGATAATTCCCCTTTAAAGCTTTCACCTACTGCACTCAAAATACTGGAAATATTGATGCGCTCTAGTCCTAACCCTGTTTCTCGCGAGACAATAATGCAGGGTGTGTGGGGCGATGATCAACCAGACAGCAATAGCTTAAAAGTGCATATCTTCAATCTACGTAAACAAGTTGATGCCGAACAAGACAATAAGCTGCTTCATACCATTACGGGTAAAGGGTTTGCGATTAAGGAGTTATCAGAAGGATGAAGATTAGACCAAGTTTAAGAATCTACGTTTTGATGGCGATTCTAGTAACGGGCGTAACGACGATTCTGGTCCTATCAGCATTGAGTATAAATTACTTTATCTCAGGTATGGATGTCGCTATACGAGGCTCTATGATTGCTCAAGCTCAGCAAGAGGTTGTGAAACCGGGCAAGCCTATCACCAATCAAGAGTTTACGGTTGCAACGCAATGGAGCGATTTACCACAAGGTATTCAAACTTATATTGAACAGAGTAACGTTGAGTTAAATGTTATCTCAAAAAGGGTTCTTGGTAAGTCAATCTTTGCTCCGCCAAAAGAAGGTTACTTTGTCATGAAAGTGATGAAAGGAGATGAAG belongs to Vibrio cyclitrophicus and includes:
- a CDS encoding efflux RND transporter periplasmic adaptor subunit, encoding MKLNTITIAITLVAGSSIFAALAYNGSQVAPAPQKANELTVSEPQAMSVDTQSIGAKSVEMTPVETTTLVASQQQQVSVVLATLGDYQAEVVGYGEAKSRYELMFSTEVNGRVETISSQFETGQVISQGEVIANIDSTSYQQAVTQAKANVAQAQLDLLEEQRQGEQAKSEWQRSGLSGEPDSPLVLREPQLAQVTAALENAKLELVKAEQDLEKTTLVAPFDSLVVSRDVQPGSYAQTGAQIATLYSIDEVEVSVPLSESQWLSLPSSDNSQLKEQPWPVTLSSSDGQFQWQGYVERVEQHLQQDTRQRSLIVKVDNPLGQEKDLYPGTFVKATISGKQLTQLWELPASALSQQGDLWFVNSNGLLSKSNADVEFEKGGLIYIDPTNLGVEIGDSVQVVKRPLSSFKAGMSVFAKAEG
- a CDS encoding efflux RND transporter permease subunit, producing the protein MSNKQHTGAIAWFANNSVAANLLLMGVIIIGLLSLNSLRKEAFPSLEPDVVTVSVTYDSGDPVQAEEGLAIKIEDALETVPGIKRITSTSDANGSYVSIEKTSTYDLDTLLADVKTKVDAINNLPADADNPVIDKARMQDHALWVQLYGDADRATLQSLAEQLKSDLLSQSSIRDLEIKAKADPMISVEVDENKLQAYGLTLTDVSEAVNAESSAAISTSLRNGEKTVRLKVSEQAYEIQDFNAIPVMTTTDGTQITLGDIAHVEDMFADDTFMLSRYNQQNAMAIEIVMDEYGDVVSIVEQAQQVVDRWENSNMLPSDVEIETWYDKSTMIKDRLSLLVKNALTGIALVFIVLAVFLNVRVAFWVAAGLPFVFFGTMFFMTDTFMGLTINEMTTFGFIMALGIVVDDAVVVGESIYSTRKEDGDSIDSTIRGTMKVASPTIFGVLTTVVAFLALASVEGKMGQIYAQFGTVVTICLLLSLVESKFILPSHLAHINTKRSENKGLWARVQHAADTGLGWFNKRIYCPVIEWALKLRYAVVMVFLSLFILVAGLPMTGAVRVAFFPDMPGDTVTADMSMQNDASFGQTQQNLLVLEAAATQTDETLRARYGAQDEASELLSLQVIADADDSGQVRIELDGDSVYTSNEFADLWEETVGQMEGVKKLKVLSKMEMVDNFKVELKAWNEESVSAAGNEFLAKLQTIDGVSGIDHNLDLGEPQYRFELTQQGRALGFDTASLSQQVLQAFGGDIVQQFQRGKDEVKVRVRYPESDRQTIADIKQSSVRTNDGTVVPLSAVAEVHSDYQVSEITRIDNQRAVYISAVLDKDVVAPAELVHQLQDTLVPDLEAQYPGLTVDFAGETEEQEETASSMMSMFILAMIAIYTLLAIPLKSYIQPVIIMAAIPFGIVGAILGHWWNDLTISILSLNGILALSGVVVNDSLLLVSRFNELIKDQGKSVHDAIAEACSGRLRAVLLTSVTTFAGLTPLLSETSLQAQFLIPAAAALGYGILFATFITLILTPALLMIQCEIKLLILKVTNRVKGVEQTA
- a CDS encoding response regulator transcription factor, which produces MAESVTNKLTDKLQLLLVEDDLDLATAVIDYLDLEDIQCDHAANGLAGLNLIETNRYDAVILDLNLPKMNGLQVCENLRAQGIDTPVLMLTARDTLDDKLTGFSKGADDYLIKPFAMEELIVRAQVLAKRRSGQVSRLSVSDLEIDLKQHQAYRDNSPLKLSPTALKILEILMRSSPNPVSRETIMQGVWGDDQPDSNSLKVHIFNLRKQVDAEQDNKLLHTITGKGFAIKELSEG